From Pseudomonas fluorescens, one genomic window encodes:
- a CDS encoding winged helix-turn-helix domain-containing protein: MDSITSLPRKYLVVVTHSPALQVELEELLASKRYRSYGASQAQMFLADATPPSSWPKLMEFVLPHAETPIPTVIYHDTQRIVSTIKAEWQKQQSSPALSTIDSAWGIARKSARLYAPEQRETPSTQTDTWCLSKGDGALIKDDVEIVLTSLEAKLLTKMLHHDDRVVSKADLIRSIGREPEHYRGLEMCLSRLQEKFKGANQGERLFRSVRNRGYCLIQKIVRATH; encoded by the coding sequence ATGGACAGCATTACAAGCCTCCCCCGAAAATACCTTGTTGTAGTCACTCATAGCCCAGCACTACAAGTCGAGTTGGAAGAACTCCTCGCCAGCAAGCGCTATCGCTCGTACGGCGCGTCACAGGCACAGATGTTTTTGGCAGATGCGACACCCCCATCGTCTTGGCCAAAACTCATGGAGTTTGTCTTACCGCACGCGGAAACACCGATACCAACCGTCATTTACCATGATACCCAGCGCATCGTTTCGACCATCAAGGCCGAATGGCAAAAGCAGCAGTCCAGCCCTGCTTTAAGCACTATTGATTCGGCTTGGGGCATCGCCCGAAAAAGCGCGCGTCTTTATGCTCCTGAACAGCGCGAAACGCCCTCTACTCAAACGGACACCTGGTGCTTGAGCAAGGGCGACGGAGCACTGATCAAAGATGATGTCGAGATTGTCTTGACCAGCCTGGAAGCCAAACTACTGACCAAGATGCTGCATCATGATGATCGAGTGGTCAGCAAAGCCGATCTGATCCGCAGCATTGGCAGAGAGCCTGAACACTATCGAGGTCTCGAAATGTGTTTAAGTCGGCTCCAGGAAAAGTTCAAAGGCGCTAATCAAGGAGAACGCCTATTTCGTTCAGTTCGGAATCGGGGTTATTGCCTAATTCAAAAGATAGTTCGCGCCACCCATTGA
- a CDS encoding arsenate reductase ArsC, whose translation MRVLFMCTANSCRSILSEAMFNHLAPQGFEAVSSGSFPKGQVLPRSLSTLQQAGILIDGLYSKGNDAFEGNPPDIVITVCDKAAGESCPVYFGPALKAHWGLEDPSDVTGEEAVIDTAFRATLARIERRCKAFLELPFGTLGRDELKNELDRIGAL comes from the coding sequence ATGCGAGTCCTGTTCATGTGCACGGCCAATAGTTGCCGCAGCATCCTTTCAGAAGCCATGTTCAATCATCTGGCGCCGCAGGGTTTTGAAGCGGTGAGCTCCGGGAGTTTCCCCAAGGGCCAGGTGCTGCCGCGCAGCCTGTCGACCCTGCAACAGGCCGGAATCCTGATTGACGGCTTGTACAGCAAGGGCAACGACGCCTTCGAAGGCAATCCGCCGGATATCGTCATAACGGTGTGTGACAAGGCCGCCGGCGAAAGCTGTCCGGTTTACTTCGGTCCGGCTCTGAAAGCCCATTGGGGGCTGGAAGATCCGTCCGACGTGACAGGTGAAGAAGCGGTAATTGACACAGCCTTCCGCGCCACGCTTGCACGCATCGAGCGACGCTGCAAAGCCTTCCTTGAACTCCCGTTCGGAACTCTCGGCCGCGACGAGCTCAAAAACGAGCTCGATCGAATCGGCGCGCTCTAA
- the arsH gene encoding arsenical resistance protein ArsH, translating to MSEHLPNLDLNLFDGAHTAAPDEHKPRILLLYGSNRERSFSRLLVQEAARLLEHFGAETRIFNPSGLPLPDDAPVDHPKVQELRDLVLWSEGQVWCSPERHGAMSAVFKAQIDWIPLELGAVRPTQGKTLAVMQVCGGSQSFNAVNQLRVLGRWMRMLTIPNQSSVPKAYLEFDDVGRMKPSPYYDRVVDVMEELLKFTLLLRNHQSFLVDRYSERKESAEQLCARMNQRSI from the coding sequence ATGTCAGAGCATCTCCCCAACTTGGATCTGAATCTTTTCGACGGCGCGCACACCGCAGCGCCAGACGAGCACAAGCCGCGCATCCTATTGCTGTACGGATCTAACCGTGAACGCTCGTTCAGCCGCTTGCTGGTGCAGGAGGCTGCACGCTTGCTTGAGCACTTCGGCGCCGAAACACGCATTTTCAACCCCAGCGGTTTGCCTTTGCCGGATGACGCCCCGGTCGATCATCCCAAAGTACAGGAGTTGCGTGACCTTGTGCTTTGGTCAGAAGGCCAGGTCTGGTGTTCGCCGGAACGACATGGCGCGATGTCGGCCGTGTTCAAGGCGCAGATCGATTGGATCCCGCTGGAGCTCGGCGCAGTTCGTCCAACCCAGGGTAAAACCCTGGCGGTGATGCAGGTCTGTGGTGGTTCGCAATCGTTCAACGCAGTCAATCAACTACGCGTGCTGGGTCGCTGGATGCGCATGCTCACCATCCCCAATCAGTCTTCTGTACCCAAGGCCTATCTGGAGTTCGACGACGTAGGAAGAATGAAGCCCTCACCGTACTATGATCGAGTGGTTGACGTCATGGAGGAACTGCTGAAGTTCACTCTCTTGTTGCGCAACCATCAGAGCTTTCTGGTCGACCGCTATTCTGAACGCAAGGAAAGTGCTGAGCAGCTTTGCGCACGTATGAATCAACGCTCAATATAA
- a CDS encoding EAL domain-containing protein produces MNAINCTSCVDHAHAYLSRQLILARDDCPFGSEIRTHRDFLVTPSTTAPCQSRDIYSEALMQTRLNAFALKDLKSAGKAKGLNRSFVRIEQTALIDDALTKKLLECGETLHTLDQTLVITLNELPHPAINFFDKKKMLSNVYQLKDQGVEFAHDSFNINYESIGIFTTLNLFEYIKISLSTLDLSLKLTANPELFNRIYEHMTQQTQDTKVAFIADRVEHAASHVLARALPFDYFQGSHYSPADNL; encoded by the coding sequence ATGAATGCCATAAACTGCACGTCTTGCGTTGACCATGCGCATGCCTATTTGTCTCGACAGTTGATTCTGGCGCGCGACGACTGTCCCTTCGGCAGTGAGATCAGGACCCATCGTGACTTCCTGGTAACACCGTCCACCACTGCGCCTTGTCAGTCGCGAGACATCTACAGCGAAGCACTGATGCAAACCCGGCTGAACGCCTTTGCGCTCAAAGACCTCAAGAGCGCCGGCAAAGCTAAGGGGCTCAACCGTAGCTTCGTACGCATCGAGCAGACCGCTCTCATTGATGATGCGCTGACCAAAAAATTGCTTGAATGCGGTGAAACCCTGCACACCCTCGACCAGACACTGGTCATTACACTCAATGAGTTGCCCCATCCGGCAATCAACTTCTTCGATAAAAAGAAAATGCTCAGCAACGTGTACCAACTGAAAGATCAGGGTGTCGAATTCGCCCACGACAGTTTCAACATTAACTACGAAAGCATTGGAATTTTTACCACTCTGAATCTTTTTGAGTATATAAAAATTTCGCTTTCGACTTTGGACTTGAGCCTTAAACTCACCGCCAACCCGGAACTGTTCAACCGGATTTACGAACACATGACCCAGCAGACTCAGGATACCAAGGTCGCCTTCATAGCGGATAGAGTCGAGCATGCCGCCAGCCATGTACTGGCACGCGCGTTGCCCTTTGATTACTTTCAAGGGAGCCATTACTCCCCTGCCGATAACCTCTAA
- a CDS encoding winged helix-turn-helix domain-containing protein, translating to MMLTRNTPTSIQSHVREQKGILTIGRTPIVAEEFRALIASQMGDEITVDATSYNNPFSNTVNPALYRAVLVIVDSPQAFVESIALIEGVRTNNMASIIVAVVTGSGTYNKMKSYLAGADFCLKLNNTPDESAEVLSQIFTSPEWLTTDTLFLDPTRMCLIGNDKKLEVSFAEMKIIEAFSQTRSLMLSHDEIARVMGLNVNFYDPRALEKSISRLRGKIKGMYGINAIQSIRGYGYRLIRGLISIH from the coding sequence ATGATGCTTACAAGAAATACACCGACTTCAATTCAGAGCCACGTGAGGGAACAGAAAGGGATTCTCACCATTGGCCGCACCCCCATTGTAGCTGAGGAATTCAGGGCGTTGATTGCCAGCCAAATGGGGGATGAAATAACCGTCGACGCGACGAGCTACAACAACCCTTTCAGCAACACGGTGAACCCGGCGCTGTACCGTGCGGTGCTGGTCATTGTGGATAGCCCCCAAGCGTTTGTAGAAAGCATTGCCTTGATCGAAGGTGTACGGACCAACAATATGGCGTCGATTATTGTTGCGGTGGTCACAGGCTCCGGCACCTACAACAAGATGAAGAGCTATCTTGCCGGGGCAGACTTTTGCCTGAAGCTGAATAACACGCCCGATGAAAGTGCCGAGGTTCTTTCGCAGATTTTCACCAGTCCGGAATGGTTGACGACGGATACGCTGTTTTTAGATCCCACTCGCATGTGCCTGATTGGCAACGATAAAAAACTTGAAGTTTCCTTTGCCGAAATGAAAATCATCGAGGCTTTTTCTCAGACGAGAAGTCTGATGTTGAGCCACGACGAAATCGCCAGAGTCATGGGTCTCAATGTGAATTTTTACGACCCCAGGGCTCTGGAAAAATCGATCAGTCGTCTTCGCGGCAAGATCAAAGGCATGTATGGCATCAACGCGATTCAAAGCATTCGCGGATATGGATATCGATTAATCAGAGGTTTGATCTCAATCCACTGA
- a CDS encoding metalloregulator ArsR/SmtB family transcription factor → MITPPELFKSLSDETRVRATLLIADQGELCVCELMCALDDSQPKISRHLAQLRSSGLLLDRRQGQWVYYRLNPDLPEWVHEILQVTSSANANWLKSNATRLQNMDGRPVREAACC, encoded by the coding sequence ATGATCACTCCCCCAGAGCTCTTCAAAAGCCTTTCCGACGAAACCCGTGTCCGCGCCACCCTGTTGATCGCCGATCAGGGCGAGTTGTGCGTCTGCGAGCTGATGTGCGCTCTGGATGACAGCCAGCCGAAAATCAGCCGGCATCTAGCGCAATTGCGCAGCAGCGGCTTACTACTCGATCGCCGCCAGGGCCAGTGGGTCTATTACCGCCTCAATCCGGATCTCCCCGAGTGGGTTCACGAAATCTTGCAGGTGACTTCCAGCGCTAACGCCAATTGGCTCAAGAGCAACGCCACCCGCCTGCAGAACATGGATGGCCGCCCCGTCCGCGAAGCCGCCTGCTGCTGA
- the fabF gene encoding beta-ketoacyl-ACP synthase II has protein sequence MSKRIVVTGMGALTPLGCGVEQVWQRLLQGQSGIRRLPESLIGDLSISIGGQVPDHLQDPEAGFDPDQVLPAKEQRKMDRFILFALAAAKEALTQAGWAPQTEEQQTRTATIIASGVGGFPAIAEAVRISDTKGPRRLSPFTIPSFLSNMAAGHVSIQHGLKGPLGAPVTACAAGVQAIGDAARMIRAGEVDIAVCGGAEATIHRVSLAGFAAARALSSDFNNSPELASRPFDAARDGFVMGEGAGLLVIEELEHALARGATPIAELVGYGTSADAYHMTAGPEDGDGARRAMEQALRQAGVKASQVQHLNAHATSTPVGDKGELAAVKALFGTHSGLAISATKSATGHLLGAAGGIEAIFAILALRDQVAPATLNLQTPDSAAEGLDLVHGEARQMPMEYALSNGFGFGGVNASVLFRRWAQVS, from the coding sequence ATGAGTAAACGCATTGTTGTCACTGGCATGGGCGCACTGACCCCGCTGGGTTGCGGCGTCGAACAGGTATGGCAACGCCTGCTGCAAGGCCAATCCGGCATCCGTCGACTGCCGGAATCGCTAATTGGCGACCTGTCCATCAGCATTGGCGGCCAGGTGCCCGATCACCTCCAGGATCCCGAGGCCGGGTTCGATCCTGACCAAGTACTGCCGGCTAAAGAGCAGCGCAAGATGGACCGCTTCATCCTGTTCGCCCTGGCAGCCGCCAAGGAAGCCCTGACCCAGGCCGGCTGGGCACCGCAAACCGAGGAACAGCAAACTCGCACGGCTACCATCATTGCCTCGGGCGTCGGCGGCTTCCCAGCCATCGCCGAGGCGGTGCGCATCTCGGACACTAAAGGGCCACGGCGCTTATCACCCTTCACCATTCCGTCATTCCTGAGCAACATGGCGGCTGGCCATGTATCAATTCAACATGGCTTGAAGGGGCCGCTGGGCGCGCCGGTTACGGCATGTGCCGCGGGCGTTCAGGCGATTGGCGACGCGGCACGAATGATCCGCGCCGGGGAAGTGGATATCGCAGTGTGTGGTGGTGCAGAGGCGACTATCCATCGGGTGAGTCTGGCGGGATTCGCTGCGGCACGGGCGCTGTCCAGTGACTTCAATAACAGCCCCGAACTCGCCTCGCGCCCGTTCGATGCCGCCCGCGACGGCTTTGTCATGGGCGAAGGCGCGGGCCTGCTCGTGATTGAAGAGTTGGAGCACGCTCTGGCTCGCGGCGCGACCCCCATCGCTGAACTGGTCGGTTACGGGACCAGCGCTGACGCCTACCACATGACCGCCGGCCCGGAAGACGGTGACGGCGCACGCCGCGCCATGGAGCAGGCACTGCGCCAGGCAGGCGTGAAAGCCTCCCAGGTGCAACACCTGAACGCCCACGCCACCTCCACGCCAGTGGGCGACAAAGGTGAGCTGGCAGCCGTCAAAGCCCTGTTTGGCACCCACAGCGGCCTCGCCATCAGCGCCACCAAATCCGCCACCGGCCACCTGCTGGGCGCCGCCGGAGGCATCGAAGCGATCTTCGCCATCCTTGCCCTGCGCGACCAGGTCGCCCCCGCCACCCTCAACTTGCAAACCCCGGACAGCGCCGCAGAAGGCCTGGACCTGGTGCACGGCGAAGCGCGGCAGATGCCGATGGAGTATGCGCTGTCCAATGGGTTTGGCTTTGGCGGGGTGAATGCGAGTGTTTTGTTCAGGCGGTGGGCGCAAGTCAGCTAG
- a CDS encoding undecaprenyl-phosphate glucose phosphotransferase has translation MVNNLRINRNTTLKGLTFWGQWIAGQGLAVTLLLILVYYQTETVEFYYRVCATLTVLASVPAYTWCGVYAKKDNYLEGLIRLLMGWAMTLSALAVVAFLCKANELFSRQIILVWAVCGYIGQALLYVPLHAFSRYYQRSLQIERRTLIVGTGELAQGLANKLSSIEHFPLVGLVSTHSTPQPAPGMPPIVGPQEQLLDLIKHHDIRRLYITLALSEAAQIEAMYVDLLDANVDVVWVPDLNSLTLLNHSVSDVDGLPAIHLNESPLTSKPTAALSKSLLDKTVALMAIIVLSPLLLAIGLAVKLTSPGPVFFKQDRHGWNGKVIQVWKFRSMRVHDDHEVKQAQRNDSRITPVGRFIRRTSLDELPQLFNVLQGHMALVGPRPHAVAHNNYYSGKILAYMARHRIKPGITGLAQINGCRGETDTIDKMQKRVEIDLKYINNWSLWLDIKILLKTPFTLLSKDIY, from the coding sequence ATGGTTAACAATCTTCGTATCAATCGAAATACCACCCTCAAAGGATTGACCTTCTGGGGACAGTGGATAGCCGGACAGGGACTTGCTGTAACCCTGCTACTTATATTGGTTTATTACCAGACCGAAACCGTGGAGTTTTATTATCGCGTTTGCGCAACACTGACCGTACTTGCTTCGGTACCGGCCTATACCTGGTGTGGTGTTTATGCAAAGAAAGACAACTATCTGGAGGGCTTGATCAGATTACTGATGGGCTGGGCAATGACACTGTCGGCACTGGCGGTGGTCGCCTTTCTCTGTAAGGCCAATGAACTGTTTTCTCGTCAGATCATCTTGGTTTGGGCGGTGTGCGGGTACATCGGACAGGCATTGCTGTACGTCCCCCTGCATGCGTTTTCGAGGTATTACCAACGCTCGCTGCAGATAGAGCGCAGAACACTGATCGTTGGTACCGGGGAGTTGGCCCAGGGTCTGGCCAACAAACTGAGTTCAATCGAGCACTTTCCCCTTGTCGGCCTGGTGAGCACCCATTCCACACCGCAGCCAGCGCCGGGTATGCCGCCGATCGTAGGACCGCAAGAGCAACTGCTGGACCTGATCAAGCATCACGACATCCGCCGCCTGTACATCACCCTGGCGTTGAGTGAGGCGGCACAAATCGAGGCCATGTATGTCGATTTGCTGGATGCCAACGTAGACGTGGTATGGGTGCCGGACCTGAACAGTCTGACCCTGCTCAACCACTCGGTCAGTGATGTTGACGGCCTGCCGGCGATTCATTTGAACGAGAGCCCGCTGACCAGCAAGCCCACCGCCGCCCTGAGCAAGAGCCTGCTCGATAAAACCGTGGCGTTGATGGCCATCATCGTTCTAAGCCCGCTGCTGCTGGCTATCGGCTTGGCGGTGAAACTGACCTCACCCGGTCCGGTCTTCTTCAAACAGGATCGCCATGGCTGGAACGGCAAGGTCATCCAGGTCTGGAAATTCCGCTCGATGCGCGTACACGATGATCACGAGGTGAAGCAGGCCCAACGTAATGACTCACGCATCACACCAGTGGGGCGTTTTATTCGCCGCACTTCGCTCGATGAATTGCCGCAGTTGTTCAATGTCTTGCAAGGACATATGGCCCTGGTCGGTCCACGTCCACATGCCGTTGCTCACAATAACTACTACTCGGGCAAGATTCTCGCCTACATGGCGCGTCACCGAATCAAGCCGGGCATCACCGGACTCGCTCAAATCAACGGTTGCCGTGGCGAAACCGACACCATCGACAAGATGCAGAAGCGCGTCGAGATCGATCTCAAGTACATCAACAACTGGTCGTTGTGGCTGGACATAAAAATCCTCCTGAAGACGCCTTTCACCCTACTGTCGAAAGATATCTATTAA
- a CDS encoding undecaprenyl-diphosphate phosphatase, translated as MDLWTTVSVLILGVVEGLTEFLPISSTGHQIIVADLLDFGGERAMAFNIIIQLGAILAVVWEFRRKILDIVSGLPTQRRAQQFTLNLLIGFLPAVVLGVLFADTIHHYLFNPVTVAVALVVGGVIMLWAERRDHVVYVDHVDDMRWTDALKVGFAQCLAMIPGTSRSGSTIIGGLLFGLSRKAATEFSFFLAMPTMVGAAVYSGYKYRDLFQASDFPVFALGFVTAFVFAMIAVRGLLKFIASHSYAVFAWYRIAFGMLILATWLFGWVNWSEAAAA; from the coding sequence ATGGATCTGTGGACTACGGTCAGTGTGTTGATCTTGGGAGTTGTTGAAGGGCTGACAGAGTTTTTGCCCATATCCAGTACCGGGCACCAGATTATCGTGGCCGATTTGCTCGACTTTGGTGGCGAGCGGGCAATGGCGTTCAACATTATTATTCAGTTGGGCGCCATTCTCGCGGTTGTCTGGGAGTTCCGACGTAAAATTCTCGACATCGTCAGTGGTCTCCCCACTCAACGTCGCGCGCAACAGTTCACCCTGAACCTGTTGATTGGCTTTTTGCCGGCCGTAGTCCTCGGCGTATTGTTTGCCGATACGATTCACCACTACTTGTTCAATCCGGTCACGGTTGCAGTGGCGTTAGTGGTGGGCGGCGTCATCATGTTGTGGGCCGAGCGGAGGGACCACGTGGTGTACGTCGATCACGTGGACGATATGCGTTGGACTGATGCCCTTAAAGTCGGTTTTGCCCAATGCCTGGCGATGATACCCGGTACATCACGCTCAGGTTCGACGATTATAGGCGGCTTGCTGTTCGGCCTGTCTCGAAAGGCGGCCACCGAGTTTTCATTCTTCCTCGCCATGCCGACGATGGTCGGCGCCGCTGTTTATTCCGGCTACAAGTATCGAGACCTGTTCCAGGCAAGCGACTTCCCCGTATTTGCCCTGGGTTTCGTCACGGCGTTCGTGTTTGCCATGATCGCCGTCCGCGGACTGCTCAAGTTTATCGCCAGCCACAGTTACGCCGTATTTGCCTGGTATCGGATCGCATTCGGTATGCTGATTCTGGCCACTTGGCTGTTTGGTTGGGTCAACTGGAGTGAAGCCGCTGCGGCCTGA
- the dusA gene encoding tRNA dihydrouridine(20/20a) synthase DusA, with protein MLDKQSFSPVNTRPTLSRRFSVAPMMDWTDRHCRFFLRLLSKHALLYTEMVTTGALLNGDHERFLRHSEAEHPLALQLGGSVPLDLAACARMAQAHGYDEVNLNVGCPSDRVQNNMIGACLMGHPQLVADCVKAMRDAVSIPVTVKHRIGINGRDSYEQLCDFVGTVRDAGCNSFTVHARIAILEGLSPKENRDIPPLRYDVAAQLKADFPELEIILNGGIKTLEACHEHLQTFDGVMLGREAYHNPYVMAEVDQQLFGSTAPVITRAEALAQLRPYIAAHIDAGGSMHHITRHVLGLGSGFPGARKFRQLLSVDIHKAKEPLALLDQAAHLLEGR; from the coding sequence ATGCTAGATAAACAGAGCTTTAGCCCAGTAAACACACGGCCTACGCTGTCCCGGCGCTTCAGCGTTGCCCCCATGATGGACTGGACCGATCGCCACTGCCGCTTCTTCCTGCGCCTGCTCTCCAAACACGCGCTGCTTTACACCGAAATGGTCACCACCGGCGCCCTGCTCAATGGCGATCATGAGCGTTTTCTGCGGCATAGCGAGGCGGAGCATCCGTTGGCGTTGCAGCTGGGTGGCAGTGTGCCGCTGGACCTGGCGGCGTGTGCGCGGATGGCGCAGGCGCATGGGTACGATGAGGTGAATCTGAATGTCGGCTGCCCGAGCGATCGGGTGCAGAACAATATGATCGGCGCTTGCCTGATGGGGCATCCGCAGTTAGTGGCCGATTGTGTGAAGGCGATGCGCGACGCGGTGTCGATTCCGGTGACGGTCAAGCATCGCATCGGCATAAACGGCCGCGACAGTTACGAGCAACTGTGCGATTTCGTCGGGACGGTGCGCGATGCCGGCTGCAACAGTTTTACCGTGCATGCGCGGATTGCGATTCTGGAGGGGTTGTCGCCGAAGGAGAACCGCGACATTCCACCTCTTCGCTATGACGTGGCGGCACAATTGAAGGCGGACTTTCCCGAACTGGAGATCATCCTCAACGGCGGGATCAAGACGCTCGAGGCCTGTCACGAGCATCTGCAGACGTTCGATGGGGTGATGCTGGGGCGGGAGGCGTATCACAATCCCTATGTAATGGCAGAAGTGGATCAGCAACTGTTCGGCAGTACCGCGCCGGTGATCACCCGCGCTGAAGCGCTGGCGCAATTGCGGCCCTACATTGCCGCGCACATCGATGCGGGCGGTTCAATGCACCACATCACGCGTCACGTACTGGGACTGGGCAGCGGGTTTCCAGGGGCGCGCAAGTTTCGACAGCTACTGTCGGTGGATATCCATAAGGCCAAAGAACCGCTGGCCTTGCTGGATCAGGCAGCGCATCTGCTGGAAGGTCGTTAA
- a CDS encoding arsenic transporter: MFVAAAVFVFTLVLVIWQPKGLGVGWSAALGAVLALAAGAVSLQDIPTVWAIVWNATATFIAVIIISLLLDEAGFFEWAALHVARWAKGSGHRLFAFCVLLGAAVSAVFANDGAALILTPIVMSMLMALRFSPGATLAFVMAAGFIADTASLPLVVSNLVNIVSADFFGLGFTEYASVMVPVSLASVAATLLVLFAYFRKDVPKSYALDALREPRAAIRDRATFIVGGWTLLILLLGLFALEPLGIPVSAVATACAMVLFAVAAKGHRISTRRVLREAPWQIVVFSLGMYLVVYGLKNAGLTDLLARVLDNLAGWGLWSATLGTGLLSALLSSVMNNMPSVLIGALSIQASDTQGLVREAMIYANVIGCDLGPKITPIGSLATLLWLHVLERKGMRITWGYYFKVGILLTLPVLLITLSALALRLSL, encoded by the coding sequence ATGTTTGTCGCAGCAGCTGTTTTCGTCTTCACACTCGTTCTTGTCATCTGGCAACCCAAAGGACTTGGCGTCGGTTGGAGCGCCGCACTTGGCGCGGTCCTTGCGCTGGCAGCCGGCGCCGTATCGCTGCAGGACATCCCCACGGTCTGGGCCATAGTCTGGAACGCGACGGCCACTTTTATCGCAGTCATCATTATCAGTTTGTTGCTGGATGAGGCCGGCTTCTTCGAGTGGGCCGCACTGCATGTGGCGCGCTGGGCAAAAGGCAGCGGTCATCGGTTGTTCGCGTTCTGCGTGCTGCTCGGGGCGGCGGTATCGGCAGTGTTTGCCAATGATGGGGCGGCGCTGATCCTTACTCCCATCGTCATGTCGATGCTGATGGCTCTGCGTTTCTCACCGGGCGCGACTCTAGCGTTTGTCATGGCGGCCGGCTTCATTGCCGACACTGCGAGCTTGCCTCTAGTGGTATCGAACCTGGTCAATATCGTGTCCGCCGACTTCTTCGGGCTGGGTTTTACTGAATACGCTTCTGTGATGGTGCCGGTGAGTCTGGCCAGTGTCGCCGCAACCTTGTTGGTGCTGTTTGCCTACTTCAGAAAAGACGTACCGAAAAGCTACGCACTGGATGCGCTTCGTGAGCCCAGGGCGGCGATCCGTGACCGCGCCACGTTCATAGTCGGCGGCTGGACACTGCTGATACTGCTGCTCGGGCTTTTCGCGCTGGAACCGCTGGGCATTCCGGTCAGCGCAGTGGCAACAGCGTGCGCGATGGTGCTTTTTGCCGTCGCGGCCAAAGGTCACAGAATCTCGACTCGTCGCGTGCTGCGCGAAGCGCCATGGCAAATCGTGGTGTTCTCGCTCGGCATGTACCTGGTGGTCTATGGCCTGAAGAATGCCGGACTGACAGATCTGCTCGCCCGAGTGCTGGACAATCTGGCGGGATGGGGGCTGTGGAGCGCTACCCTCGGCACTGGGCTGCTGTCGGCACTGCTGTCATCGGTGATGAACAACATGCCCAGCGTGCTGATCGGTGCGCTATCGATTCAGGCCAGTGACACTCAAGGCTTGGTTCGCGAAGCGATGATCTACGCCAACGTCATCGGCTGCGACCTCGGCCCGAAAATAACCCCTATCGGCAGTCTCGCCACGCTGCTTTGGCTGCACGTGCTGGAGCGTAAAGGCATGCGCATCACTTGGGGATACTACTTCAAGGTCGGCATCCTGCTGACTCTCCCGGTCCTCTTGATCACTCTTTCGGCACTGGCCCTGCGCCTGAGCCTCTGA